In Archangium violaceum, the following are encoded in one genomic region:
- a CDS encoding MATE family efflux transporter has product MSNGPPARVEASIPALLRLAWPIIISRSTQMVVGLADALMVAHLGDTALAATTTGAMNVMAVFLLPMGTTFIISSFASQYYGKGDLAGARRYPFYGFAIAGFTQVLGLLILPLLPTVLGHFDYAPDVRATLQQYIQVRLLAGGVVVGLEALTNYYAGIGNTRVPMLANVAAMVLNVVGNWLLIDGHLGLPALGVAGAAWASVASTAVAFCGLLVFFLRDGLRQPHLSSRLSGGEFLRVLRFGVPAGLNWFFEFLATLFFINVVVTGLGTQMLAAFMAVNQLNTVASLVGFAMTSAGAVVVGQAIGAGARDEVPRTVRLTFLLSGGWQALMGVFYLLAPEWVFAPFAQGEQARELLALGARVLMLAATWQIFDAAACTLAEALRAAGDTAFTLWARLALAWALFVPGVYANVRWFGGREAAAMLWMMIYFAALAGVLLVRFRSGAWQRFELVQR; this is encoded by the coding sequence ATGAGCAACGGCCCCCCCGCCCGCGTCGAGGCATCCATTCCAGCGCTCCTGCGGCTGGCCTGGCCGATCATCATCTCGCGCTCCACTCAGATGGTGGTGGGCCTGGCGGACGCACTGATGGTGGCGCACCTCGGGGACACCGCCCTGGCCGCCACCACCACGGGCGCGATGAACGTCATGGCCGTCTTCCTCCTGCCCATGGGCACGACGTTCATCATCTCCAGCTTCGCCTCCCAGTACTACGGGAAGGGAGACCTCGCCGGGGCCCGCCGCTACCCCTTCTATGGCTTCGCCATCGCCGGCTTCACCCAGGTGCTCGGCCTCCTGATCCTTCCCCTGTTGCCCACCGTGCTCGGGCACTTCGATTACGCCCCCGATGTCCGCGCCACCTTGCAGCAGTACATCCAGGTGCGCTTGCTGGCCGGAGGCGTCGTCGTCGGCCTCGAGGCGCTGACCAACTACTACGCTGGCATCGGCAACACCCGGGTGCCCATGCTCGCCAACGTGGCCGCCATGGTCCTCAACGTGGTGGGCAACTGGCTGCTCATCGACGGCCACCTCGGACTGCCCGCGCTCGGCGTGGCCGGCGCGGCCTGGGCCAGCGTCGCTTCCACGGCGGTGGCCTTCTGCGGGCTGCTCGTCTTCTTCCTCCGCGACGGCCTCCGTCAGCCCCACCTGTCCTCCCGGCTGTCCGGCGGCGAGTTCCTGCGCGTGCTGCGTTTCGGGGTGCCCGCGGGCCTCAACTGGTTCTTCGAGTTCCTCGCCACCCTGTTCTTCATCAACGTCGTCGTCACCGGTCTGGGCACCCAGATGCTGGCGGCCTTCATGGCCGTCAACCAGCTCAACACCGTCGCCTCCCTCGTGGGCTTCGCCATGACCAGCGCGGGCGCGGTGGTGGTGGGACAGGCCATCGGCGCCGGGGCTCGTGACGAAGTGCCTCGCACCGTGCGCCTCACCTTCCTGTTGTCCGGCGGCTGGCAGGCTTTGATGGGTGTCTTCTATCTGCTGGCCCCCGAGTGGGTGTTCGCCCCCTTCGCCCAGGGAGAGCAGGCACGCGAGCTGCTCGCCCTGGGGGCGCGCGTCCTCATGCTCGCCGCGACCTGGCAGATCTTCGACGCCGCCGCCTGCACCCTGGCCGAGGCCCTGCGCGCCGCGGGCGACACCGCCTTCACGCTCTGGGCCCGGCTGGCGCTCGCCTGGGCCCTCTTCGTGCCCGGTGTCTACGCCAACGTCCGCTGGTTCGGCGGGCGCGAGGCGGCCGCCATGCTGTGGATGATGATCTACTTCGCGGCGCTCGCGGGCGTCCTGCTCGTGCGCTTCCGCAGCGGCGCGTGGCAGCGCTTCGAGCTGGTGCAGCGCTGA
- a CDS encoding cupin-like domain-containing protein yields the protein MSLPPLPFTPVPVPRLERPTLDELLPRLHAEPVILTGLLDNCRLLTELRARPSLEQKLGLLQGYFRDTPIEFDALPPRSGGHYLPSYDGDTSPNAVSTVSDVPFETFAHRVKAAESSGEFVYVRNQVLTPESPLRNAIQFDFLRFAPPQDVRSKVWIGSNGQIFNLHYDDFINFICMFEGTKRVTMFSPERLSSLYHGPFDFMNSGAPASFVQLLRPDLARFPKFREALEDARVAVLEPGDVLLIPPLWWHHVESFGLNVMVNNWILSVPLRTTVEMWKDITRSLRLLSRATREQRDAARAFFARTVFEPAAPDAASGQLPSELQEQARRTRELVRTLPPFWRAYLARMYDHFIFQVNGDPFPTEPGALEALLARHEKNVTLYPNATLIDPLIP from the coding sequence ATGTCCCTCCCCCCGCTTCCCTTCACGCCGGTTCCCGTCCCCCGACTCGAGCGCCCTACCCTCGACGAGCTCCTCCCCCGGCTCCACGCCGAGCCCGTCATCCTGACCGGCCTGCTCGACAACTGCCGGCTGCTCACGGAGCTCCGCGCCCGTCCGTCCCTCGAACAGAAGCTCGGGCTCCTGCAGGGGTACTTCCGTGACACACCCATCGAGTTCGACGCGCTCCCACCCCGGTCGGGTGGTCACTACCTGCCCTCCTACGACGGGGACACCTCCCCCAACGCCGTCTCGACCGTCTCCGACGTGCCCTTCGAGACGTTCGCCCACCGCGTGAAGGCCGCGGAGTCCTCGGGCGAGTTCGTCTACGTCCGCAATCAGGTGCTCACGCCCGAGAGCCCCCTGCGCAATGCCATCCAGTTCGACTTCCTGCGCTTCGCTCCCCCCCAGGACGTGCGCAGCAAGGTGTGGATCGGCTCCAACGGGCAGATCTTCAACCTGCACTACGACGACTTCATCAACTTCATCTGCATGTTCGAGGGCACCAAGCGCGTCACGATGTTCTCGCCCGAGCGCCTGTCCTCGCTGTACCACGGCCCCTTCGACTTCATGAACAGCGGCGCCCCGGCCAGCTTCGTCCAGTTGCTCCGGCCGGACCTCGCGCGCTTCCCCAAGTTCCGCGAGGCCCTCGAGGACGCCCGCGTCGCCGTGCTCGAACCCGGAGACGTCCTGCTCATCCCTCCCCTGTGGTGGCACCACGTCGAGTCCTTCGGGCTCAACGTCATGGTCAACAACTGGATCCTCAGCGTGCCCCTGCGCACCACCGTGGAGATGTGGAAGGACATCACCCGCTCGCTCCGGCTCCTCTCCCGCGCGACCCGGGAACAACGCGACGCGGCTCGCGCCTTCTTCGCCCGGACCGTCTTCGAGCCGGCCGCCCCGGACGCCGCGTCCGGCCAGCTTCCCTCGGAGCTCCAGGAGCAGGCCCGCCGTACCCGTGAGCTCGTCCGCACGCTCCCCCCCTTCTGGCGCGCCTACCTGGCCCGGATGTACGACCACTTCATCTTCCAGGTGAATGGAGATCCGTTCCCCACCGAGCCAGGCGCCCTCGAGGCCCTGCTCGCCAGGCACGAGAAGAACGTCACCCTCTACCCGAACGCGACGCTGATCGACCCGCTGATTCCCTGA
- a CDS encoding cupin-like domain-containing protein, which produces MLAPAPAPRPSPHGEPSLALPRSFWKDFARKHWDRQPTVLQRPFAAHFPTPGEIFEALLETSARYRRGEFTQPLRFYIEHMDGPGGMPYYSVLFDLSRHLPQREDGDLDGYLARLDSLLGGKRFGIVLNRAQCFQWNHWLQMTSFLSGFHEALGVPLGGSDSCVFLGNYRYTPFGVHKDDLHVFYFVIDGEKTMSLWPFDALADRQEVPKDDPDLIHKAGLIYLRDKEDEQRVLAKATTLVGRPGDVMYWPASYWHRAEPSRGLNISASLGVSFRPPPFTGMAPPGEWPRRLRHTELPAGPRSRLPEPVRKSLQRRSRRQDVLSAERESTSEWVRFLTGGALEGTPLEAREEPLKPQEWILASRERPIVSVPLPQGQVLVSANGRSATLTPAPAVLRRVEKLLTALNSGKPQQVEALEEAFFSRLTARSFNTRAFRALLDDLVRWRAVRRCEPPSSRAR; this is translated from the coding sequence ATGCTGGCACCCGCCCCCGCGCCCCGCCCCTCCCCGCACGGTGAACCCTCCCTCGCGCTTCCCCGCTCCTTCTGGAAGGACTTCGCCAGGAAGCACTGGGATCGCCAGCCGACCGTCCTCCAGCGCCCCTTCGCCGCGCACTTCCCCACCCCGGGGGAGATCTTCGAGGCCCTCCTGGAGACCAGCGCGCGCTACCGCCGGGGTGAGTTCACCCAACCCCTGCGCTTCTACATCGAGCACATGGACGGCCCTGGCGGGATGCCGTACTACTCGGTCCTCTTCGACCTCTCCAGGCACCTGCCCCAGCGCGAGGACGGCGACCTCGACGGGTATCTGGCGCGCCTGGACTCGCTGCTGGGCGGCAAGCGCTTCGGCATCGTCCTCAACCGCGCCCAGTGCTTCCAGTGGAACCACTGGCTGCAGATGACGAGCTTCCTGTCCGGCTTCCACGAGGCGCTCGGCGTGCCCCTGGGCGGCAGCGACTCGTGCGTCTTCCTCGGCAACTACCGCTACACCCCCTTCGGCGTTCACAAGGACGACCTGCACGTCTTCTACTTCGTCATCGACGGCGAGAAGACGATGAGCCTGTGGCCCTTCGACGCGCTCGCCGATCGCCAGGAGGTCCCCAAGGATGATCCCGACCTCATCCACAAGGCCGGGCTCATCTACCTGCGCGACAAGGAGGACGAGCAGCGGGTGCTCGCCAAGGCCACCACCCTCGTGGGCCGGCCGGGAGACGTCATGTACTGGCCCGCCTCCTACTGGCATCGCGCCGAGCCCTCGCGCGGGCTGAACATCAGCGCCTCGCTCGGGGTGAGCTTCCGTCCTCCGCCGTTCACCGGCATGGCGCCTCCTGGCGAGTGGCCCCGCCGCCTGCGCCACACCGAGCTGCCCGCCGGGCCGCGCTCCCGCCTCCCCGAGCCGGTGCGCAAGTCCCTCCAGCGGCGCTCCCGGCGCCAGGACGTGCTCTCCGCCGAGCGCGAGAGCACCTCCGAGTGGGTCCGCTTCCTCACCGGCGGAGCCCTGGAGGGCACGCCACTCGAGGCCCGGGAGGAGCCCCTGAAGCCCCAGGAGTGGATCCTCGCCAGCCGCGAGCGCCCCATCGTCAGCGTCCCCCTGCCCCAGGGGCAGGTGCTGGTCTCCGCCAACGGCCGCTCCGCTACCCTCACCCCGGCCCCCGCGGTGCTCCGCCGCGTCGAGAAGCTCCTGACGGCCCTCAACAGTGGCAAGCCCCAGCAGGTCGAGGCCCTCGAAGAGGCCTTCTTCTCCAGGCTGACGGCGCGCTCCTTCAACACGCGCGCCTTCCGCGCGCTGCTCGATGACCTGGTGCGCTGGCGCGCGGTGCGGCGCTGCGAGCCGCCCTCGAGCAGGGCCCGCTGA
- a CDS encoding bestrophin family protein, with the protein MMVGGKLSWNIVLKYTGRPVLMHVVLAFGVVVAHQLLGAWWLAVPALPVTVLAAAIGVLLAFRNNSAYDRWWEARTLWGALVNMSRSFARQVLTFLPRTEVTSAEEPSLVRGASSPLLRTAVESGATVRGIAELVASDGAVRDRYGKALNRDHPERRGLVATLETQQTARERQGRYGGPGQSITEDERELVYAQIGFVNALRCHLRRQDPFPEITPFFRASVLEALREEKNVPSAILIWVATRLRRAYGQHQGPDDVFRLVVFDRTLTELTNILGACERIKNTPIPLQYDVLPRAMVRAYLGILPLGVVADLAWLTPFVTAIIAFLFIAMDSVGRDVETPFEDGVSDTPMTALCRTIEINLRQMLGETELPSPLQPVDGLLY; encoded by the coding sequence ATGATGGTCGGCGGTAAGCTGTCCTGGAACATCGTCCTCAAATACACGGGCCGGCCGGTGCTGATGCACGTGGTGCTCGCTTTCGGCGTCGTCGTCGCCCACCAGCTGCTCGGCGCCTGGTGGTTGGCGGTGCCCGCGCTGCCCGTGACGGTGCTCGCCGCGGCCATCGGCGTGCTGCTCGCCTTTCGCAACAACTCCGCCTACGACCGCTGGTGGGAGGCGCGCACGCTCTGGGGCGCGCTGGTGAACATGTCGCGCTCCTTCGCCCGTCAGGTGCTCACCTTCCTGCCCCGGACGGAGGTGACGAGCGCCGAGGAGCCCTCGTTGGTGCGGGGCGCCTCGTCGCCGCTGCTGCGCACCGCGGTGGAGTCGGGGGCGACGGTGCGGGGCATCGCCGAGCTCGTGGCCTCCGATGGCGCCGTGCGGGACCGCTACGGAAAGGCACTCAACAGGGACCACCCCGAGCGGCGGGGGTTGGTGGCCACGCTCGAGACGCAGCAGACGGCACGCGAGCGCCAGGGCCGGTACGGGGGCCCTGGCCAGTCCATCACCGAGGACGAGCGTGAGCTGGTGTACGCCCAGATTGGCTTCGTGAACGCTCTTCGCTGCCACCTGCGCCGGCAGGATCCCTTTCCGGAGATCACCCCCTTCTTCCGCGCCAGCGTGCTGGAGGCGCTGCGCGAGGAGAAGAACGTGCCCTCGGCCATCCTCATCTGGGTGGCCACCCGGCTGCGCCGCGCCTACGGCCAGCACCAGGGCCCGGACGACGTGTTCCGCCTGGTGGTGTTCGACCGGACCCTCACGGAGCTGACGAACATCCTCGGGGCCTGCGAGCGCATCAAGAACACCCCCATCCCGCTCCAGTACGACGTCCTGCCGCGCGCCATGGTGCGCGCCTACCTGGGCATCCTCCCGCTCGGGGTGGTGGCGGACCTGGCCTGGCTCACCCCCTTCGTCACCGCCATCATCGCCTTCCTCTTCATCGCCATGGATTCGGTGGGGCGCGACGTGGAGACTCCCTTCGAGGATGGGGTCAGCGACACGCCCATGACGGCGCTCTGCCGCACCATCGAGATCAACCTGAGGCAGATGCTCGGGGAGACCGAGCTGCCCTCTCCCCTGCAACCGGTGGATGGGTTGCTCTATTGA
- a CDS encoding DNRLRE domain-containing protein — translation MRADLWMWLRRVALLLVPGTLAACGGPELPGGQAPGAFTESPGALATDVTVSLQRGVSPSSSYAGVSDTWLQDALPSTNAGGDTLLRMDRDYPTGTGKIANALLRFDVSSIPATALVQSARLTFNVRNATSGEGFFVYAANRAWNESQATWTNATSSTTWATGGASGASDRGTTSFATLLPSAVGKYSVDLNAAGVTAIQGWVRNAGSNNGFVLDALTNMDGLELDSSESTTAANRPQLTVTYTLPGEPGLSGLDNSGQLIPDTNYAIPAGAIFMATNGNDSNPGTQAAPVATLNRAITLVPSGGTIVVRGGTYRDWYNNGAGNYKVVVKPLTLQAFPHEQVWFDGTDVKPAASWTSDGSGHWYMDWSTPGFCNGGYYNYPYDAQSTTNQGPCSHFDMYGDPANPAAGDPQMVFIDGSYVHEVKTLAEATPGNFFYDWTNRRLYIATNPSGHTVEVAARPVALVLGGTGYAVKGIGFKRYATNEYSNTTNAAVYIGATQSLVENCVFTQMAGGSLTIKSQGGVVRRSVFAHNGFTAIGSNGQTNSATVGYDGLLLEENIVNANNTERFGTNCTRSCAQAGVKIAHMNGFTVRRNVFENNLNGAGFWCDEDCRGGVIINNISRYNKIGIFYEVSDTGLIASNLIYGNTYAGIQACSSNTKIYNNTLVNNAAINIWVYDDARNEADKRGSDIGPDTVNVDVANNILSGGNITTLKASRSNYNSTNTGPNTFFSGLDYNSYYRSGGAGKSLVNWVDTDGVNYTSLAALNADHAWESHGHDIASGGDPFFVNQALSDYTVRGTSPAYQSGKPLPADVAQALGVTAGLVTSRGALSWPGK, via the coding sequence GTGAGAGCGGACCTCTGGATGTGGCTGCGCCGTGTGGCGCTTCTTCTCGTTCCCGGCACCCTCGCCGCGTGTGGCGGACCCGAACTCCCGGGCGGCCAGGCCCCGGGCGCTTTCACGGAGAGCCCGGGTGCACTGGCCACCGACGTGACGGTGTCCCTCCAGCGGGGGGTGTCACCGTCATCGAGCTACGCGGGTGTCTCCGACACGTGGCTCCAGGATGCCCTGCCATCCACCAACGCGGGAGGCGACACCCTGCTGCGGATGGACCGCGACTACCCCACCGGCACGGGGAAGATCGCCAACGCCTTGCTGCGCTTCGACGTCAGCTCCATCCCCGCGACCGCGCTGGTGCAGTCGGCCCGGCTGACCTTCAACGTGAGGAACGCGACCTCGGGCGAGGGCTTCTTCGTCTACGCCGCGAACCGGGCCTGGAACGAGTCGCAGGCCACCTGGACGAACGCGACGAGCAGCACCACCTGGGCCACGGGCGGCGCCAGTGGCGCCTCCGATCGGGGCACGACGTCCTTCGCGACGCTCCTGCCGTCGGCGGTGGGCAAGTACAGCGTGGACCTCAACGCGGCGGGTGTCACGGCCATCCAGGGCTGGGTGCGGAACGCGGGCAGCAACAACGGCTTCGTGCTGGATGCGCTCACCAACATGGACGGCCTGGAGCTCGACTCCTCCGAGTCCACCACCGCCGCCAACCGTCCCCAACTGACGGTGACCTACACCCTGCCGGGCGAGCCGGGCCTCAGCGGCCTCGACAACTCGGGCCAGCTCATTCCGGACACCAACTACGCCATCCCGGCCGGCGCCATCTTCATGGCGACGAATGGCAATGACAGCAACCCGGGCACCCAGGCCGCCCCCGTGGCGACGCTCAACCGCGCGATCACCCTGGTGCCCTCGGGCGGGACGATCGTGGTGCGTGGCGGGACCTACCGCGACTGGTACAACAACGGCGCGGGCAACTACAAGGTCGTGGTCAAGCCGTTGACGCTCCAGGCCTTCCCGCACGAGCAGGTCTGGTTCGACGGCACGGACGTGAAGCCGGCCGCCAGCTGGACCAGCGACGGCAGTGGCCACTGGTACATGGACTGGAGCACGCCTGGCTTCTGCAATGGCGGCTACTACAACTACCCGTACGACGCCCAGTCCACCACGAACCAGGGCCCCTGCAGCCACTTCGACATGTACGGCGACCCGGCCAACCCCGCCGCGGGCGACCCCCAGATGGTCTTCATCGACGGGAGCTACGTGCACGAGGTGAAGACGCTCGCGGAGGCCACCCCGGGCAACTTCTTCTATGATTGGACCAACCGCCGCCTCTACATCGCCACCAATCCGAGCGGCCACACCGTGGAGGTGGCCGCGCGCCCCGTCGCCCTCGTCCTGGGCGGCACGGGCTACGCCGTGAAGGGCATTGGCTTCAAGCGCTACGCGACGAACGAGTACAGCAACACCACGAACGCGGCCGTCTACATCGGCGCGACCCAGTCGCTGGTCGAGAACTGCGTCTTCACCCAGATGGCGGGTGGCTCGCTCACCATCAAGTCCCAGGGGGGCGTGGTGCGCCGCTCCGTCTTCGCGCACAACGGCTTCACCGCCATCGGCTCCAATGGCCAGACCAACTCCGCCACGGTCGGCTACGACGGTCTGCTGCTCGAGGAGAACATCGTCAACGCCAACAACACGGAGCGCTTCGGCACGAATTGTACCCGGTCCTGCGCGCAGGCCGGCGTGAAGATCGCGCACATGAATGGCTTCACGGTGCGCCGCAACGTCTTCGAGAACAACCTCAATGGCGCGGGCTTCTGGTGTGACGAGGACTGCCGCGGCGGGGTGATCATCAACAACATCTCCCGCTACAACAAGATTGGCATCTTCTACGAGGTCTCGGACACGGGGCTCATCGCGTCCAACCTCATCTACGGCAACACGTACGCCGGCATCCAGGCCTGCTCCTCGAACACGAAGATCTACAACAACACCCTGGTCAACAACGCGGCCATCAACATCTGGGTCTACGACGACGCGCGCAACGAGGCGGACAAGCGCGGCTCGGACATTGGCCCGGACACGGTGAACGTCGACGTGGCGAACAACATCCTGTCCGGCGGCAACATCACCACCCTCAAGGCCTCGCGCTCCAACTACAACTCGACCAACACGGGGCCCAACACCTTCTTCTCGGGGCTCGACTACAACAGCTACTACCGCTCCGGAGGCGCTGGGAAGTCGCTGGTCAACTGGGTGGACACCGACGGGGTGAACTACACGTCCCTGGCCGCGCTCAATGCCGACCACGCCTGGGAGAGCCACGGCCATGACATCGCATCGGGAGGGGACCCCTTCTTCGTGAATCAGGCGCTGAGCGACTACACCGTGCGTGGCACGAGCCCCGCGTACCAGAGTGGCAAGCCGCTGCCCGCGGATGTGGCGCAGGCCCTCGGGGTGACCGCGGGCCTGGTGACGAGCCGGGGCGCGTTGAGCTGGCCGGGGAAGTAG
- a CDS encoding class I SAM-dependent methyltransferase yields the protein MRQTARDAAKVLRSSLMRNGPAPATFRAALTGICAEDRDAWLDLLCDINELPEDDPLLPRGCVPYLPCPVATVLEAVQQAAVTSDDVFVDVGAGLGRAVVLTHLLTGAGCIGLELQPGLVQAARGRAAWLNLSRVRFVEGDAVDLIRFITIGTVFFLYCPFGQDRLHRVLDDLEHTARTRPIRICCVGLPPLDRPWLAQVPSTSVDLAVYRSTLHQARPSPTPIKLP from the coding sequence ATGCGACAGACCGCCCGGGATGCTGCGAAGGTGCTGCGCAGCTCACTCATGCGCAACGGGCCCGCGCCTGCGACCTTCAGGGCGGCGCTGACCGGGATTTGCGCGGAGGACCGCGATGCCTGGCTGGACCTCCTGTGTGACATCAACGAGCTGCCCGAGGACGATCCCCTCCTCCCGCGCGGGTGCGTGCCGTACTTGCCTTGTCCCGTGGCAACGGTGCTCGAAGCCGTGCAGCAAGCCGCGGTGACGAGCGACGACGTTTTCGTGGACGTCGGAGCTGGACTGGGAAGGGCCGTCGTGCTGACGCACCTGCTCACGGGAGCCGGGTGCATCGGCCTTGAGCTCCAGCCTGGACTGGTGCAGGCCGCACGCGGACGCGCGGCGTGGCTGAACCTGAGTCGCGTGCGCTTTGTCGAGGGCGATGCCGTGGACCTGATCCGCTTCATCACCATCGGCACTGTTTTCTTCCTGTACTGTCCTTTCGGCCAAGACCGGCTCCATCGCGTCCTCGACGACCTGGAACACACCGCGCGTACTCGGCCGATCCGGATCTGTTGCGTCGGCCTTCCGCCCCTGGACCGCCCTTGGCTCGCTCAGGTCCCGTCCACATCCGTGGACCTGGCCGTGTACCGGAGCACCCTGCACCAGGCCCGACCCTCACCAACCCCCATCAAACTCCCATGA
- a CDS encoding MBL fold metallo-hydrolase: MKLRTFPWRAAVAAVLTAASGAALVPTTAQAAAPQVKTQAPGYYRMMLGDFEITALSDGTLELPLDKMLTNIKPAQVEKAFARAFLKTPVESSFNAFLINTGSQLVLVDTGAGNLYGPTLGKLLANLKAAGYQPEQIDAVFITHLHPDHMGGLMTGDKRTFPNATVHLAKAEADYWMSADNMKKAPAEAQSGFQNATAMLTPYATADKLEPFEGDTELVPGIKAITTFGHTPGHSNYAVESKGQKLMLWGDLLHVAAVQFPEPSVTVQFDVDSKAAAAQRKKALADAAKQGYWVGLAHVSFPGLGHVRSEGKGYVYVPANYTTKQ; this comes from the coding sequence ATGAAGCTGCGTACCTTCCCCTGGCGTGCCGCGGTCGCCGCGGTCCTCACCGCCGCGAGTGGCGCCGCGCTCGTGCCCACCACCGCGCAGGCCGCCGCGCCCCAGGTCAAGACCCAGGCGCCGGGCTACTACCGCATGATGCTGGGCGACTTCGAGATCACCGCCCTGTCCGATGGCACCCTCGAATTGCCTCTGGACAAGATGCTGACCAACATCAAGCCCGCCCAGGTGGAGAAGGCGTTCGCGCGCGCGTTCCTCAAGACGCCCGTGGAGAGCTCGTTCAATGCCTTCCTCATCAACACCGGCTCCCAGCTGGTGCTGGTGGATACGGGCGCTGGCAACCTCTATGGCCCGACGCTCGGCAAGCTGCTGGCGAACCTGAAGGCGGCCGGCTATCAGCCGGAGCAGATCGACGCCGTGTTCATCACCCACCTGCACCCGGATCACATGGGCGGGCTGATGACCGGGGACAAGCGGACCTTCCCGAACGCCACCGTGCATCTGGCCAAGGCCGAGGCGGACTACTGGATGAGCGCCGACAACATGAAGAAGGCGCCCGCTGAGGCGCAGTCGGGGTTCCAGAACGCCACGGCGATGCTGACCCCGTACGCCACGGCGGACAAGCTCGAGCCCTTCGAGGGTGACACCGAGCTGGTGCCTGGCATCAAGGCCATCACGACCTTCGGCCACACCCCCGGCCACAGCAACTACGCCGTGGAGAGCAAGGGCCAGAAGCTGATGCTGTGGGGAGACCTGTTGCACGTGGCGGCGGTGCAGTTCCCCGAGCCGTCGGTGACCGTCCAGTTCGACGTTGACTCGAAGGCGGCGGCGGCCCAGCGCAAGAAGGCCCTCGCCGACGCGGCGAAGCAGGGCTACTGGGTGGGCCTGGCCCACGTCTCGTTCCCGGGCCTCGGCCACGTGAGGTCCGAGGGCAAGGGCTACGTCTACGTCCCGGCCAACTACACCACGAAGCAGTAA
- a CDS encoding metallopeptidase TldD-related protein yields MPVTSGGARGTSGRETCAGVDLRALAEAARVEVATFTRGQSSLEAELFLTASRRLSLEYEARTGDSTLARGESLWGAGRVWRGEESGFAALPVGGPEDLRRVLGAATRRLGVGSRAPGLVSPPPAGPWPPELPELSAERMSRLAEQLARTVVPPGVVVQAEVLAQSATWTALVRGEGIFQTGLSSREEAFVRCETSRGAVVDAVASPSGDAWDLAALRARLTEAVEALEGPAEAVSPGLPLVLRPAVAAPLVAGLAWLLRGDVAASSPALARAVGKKAFPSVLSVEDGPLHPLGTQRRETDDEGLFARRVRLVDEGRLVGFLHSAATAARLGVEPNGRGLRSEASPPAPSPLNLFVVPRGDALPERYTELVARIETFTTMPRPGLVTLVAGGWEVEAGRRVRRINPVELSLPVLETFRALRGVGTDLAFFPTAEGCGTPTLVLPPLLSG; encoded by the coding sequence ATGCCGGTGACCTCCGGAGGGGCGCGAGGGACGAGCGGGCGCGAGACGTGCGCGGGGGTGGACCTGCGCGCGCTGGCCGAGGCGGCACGGGTGGAGGTGGCCACCTTCACGCGGGGACAGTCCTCCCTGGAGGCGGAGCTCTTCCTCACGGCGAGCCGCCGGCTGTCCTTGGAATACGAGGCCCGCACCGGTGACTCCACCCTGGCCCGGGGCGAGTCCCTGTGGGGAGCGGGGCGGGTGTGGCGGGGAGAGGAGTCCGGGTTCGCGGCGCTGCCGGTGGGAGGGCCCGAGGACCTGCGGCGCGTGCTGGGCGCCGCCACGCGGCGCCTGGGCGTGGGCTCCCGTGCCCCGGGACTCGTGTCACCCCCTCCTGCCGGACCGTGGCCGCCGGAGCTGCCGGAGCTGTCGGCCGAGCGGATGTCGCGGCTGGCGGAGCAGCTCGCCCGGACGGTGGTGCCTCCTGGAGTCGTGGTGCAGGCGGAGGTGCTCGCTCAATCCGCGACGTGGACGGCGCTCGTGCGCGGTGAGGGCATCTTCCAGACGGGCCTGTCTTCCCGGGAGGAGGCCTTCGTGCGCTGCGAGACGTCGCGCGGGGCCGTGGTGGATGCGGTGGCCTCGCCGTCGGGCGATGCGTGGGACCTCGCCGCCCTGCGAGCGCGACTGACGGAGGCCGTCGAGGCGCTGGAGGGGCCAGCGGAGGCGGTGTCACCGGGACTGCCGCTCGTGCTGCGTCCCGCCGTCGCGGCCCCGCTCGTCGCGGGGCTGGCCTGGCTGCTCCGGGGAGACGTGGCGGCATCGAGCCCCGCCCTCGCGCGGGCGGTGGGCAAGAAGGCCTTCCCCTCGGTGCTGAGCGTCGAGGATGGCCCGCTCCACCCGCTGGGGACGCAGCGGCGGGAGACGGACGACGAGGGACTCTTCGCGCGCCGGGTGCGGCTCGTCGACGAGGGGCGGCTGGTGGGCTTCCTGCACTCGGCGGCGACGGCGGCGCGGCTCGGGGTGGAGCCGAACGGCCGGGGCCTGCGCTCCGAGGCGTCGCCGCCGGCTCCTTCTCCCCTCAACCTCTTCGTGGTGCCACGGGGTGATGCGCTCCCCGAGCGCTACACGGAGCTGGTGGCGCGCATCGAGACGTTCACCACGATGCCGCGCCCCGGGCTGGTGACGCTGGTGGCGGGAGGCTGGGAGGTGGAGGCGGGCCGACGCGTGCGGCGCATCAACCCCGTGGAGCTGAGCCTGCCCGTGCTGGAGACGTTCCGCGCGCTGCGGGGCGTGGGGACGGACCTGGCGTTCTTCCCCACCGCGGAGGGGTGTGGAACCCCGACGCTCGTGCTCCCGCCGCTGCTGTCGGGCTGA